The following proteins are encoded in a genomic region of Streptomyces gobiensis:
- a CDS encoding nucleoside deaminase, with translation MTTHTQETSIQETERAWMDEAIDLATNSVKNGGGPFGALIAKNGEIVAIGNNQVTATLDPTAHGEVSAIRAACKQLDTFSLEGCVLVTSCEPCPMCLSSALWARVDRIIFAADRDDAAVAGFDDRKFYELFDKKPADLWPMAVEQLDLPNRTAPFDAWLAKSDRIDY, from the coding sequence ATGACCACGCACACCCAAGAAACGAGCATCCAGGAGACCGAGCGCGCCTGGATGGACGAGGCCATCGACCTTGCCACCAACAGCGTGAAGAACGGCGGCGGCCCGTTCGGCGCACTGATCGCCAAGAACGGCGAGATTGTCGCGATCGGAAACAACCAGGTCACCGCGACCCTGGACCCGACAGCGCATGGCGAGGTGAGCGCGATCCGTGCCGCCTGCAAGCAACTGGACACCTTCTCGCTCGAGGGCTGCGTCCTGGTCACCTCGTGTGAGCCATGCCCGATGTGTCTTTCCTCTGCGCTGTGGGCGCGAGTCGACCGGATCATCTTCGCCGCTGATCGGGATGACGCTGCGGTGGCCGGTTTCGACGACCGCAAGTTCTACGAGCTGTTCGACAAGAAGCCCGCGGATCTGTGGCCGATGGCGGTCGAGCAGCTGGACCTGCCGAACCGTACGGCCCCGTTCGACGCGTGGCTGGCCAAGTCCGACCGCATCGACTACTGA
- a CDS encoding xanthine dehydrogenase small subunit — protein MVAARITVNGKETPISPAAPHTTMLDFLRERGLTGTKEGCAEGECGACSVLVARPGVNKPTDWVAVNACLVPVAALDGQEIITSEGLATTDEPGMSPTLHPVQEEMAVRGGSQCGYCTPGFICSMAAEYYRPDRCAHADSADSADAEHGPNGFDLHALSGNLCRCTGYRPIRDAAFAVGTPTGEDPLAQRREQAPPAPVATEYTQDDSAFLRKSTLAETLQLLRERPDAVVLAGSTDWGVEVNIRSRRADCVVAIDRLSELRELRVESDHIEIGAALTLTEIERRLDGSVPLLAELFPQFASRLIRNGATLGGNLGTGSPIGDSPPVLLALEASVVLADADGEREVPLADYFTGYRQSVRRPGELIRTVRIPLPLSPVVAFHKIAKRRFDDISSVAVAFALDIEDGIVRKARIGLGGVAATPIRALATEAALEGEPWAAETVQAAAPLLQAEGTPMNDHRASADYRSAMLGQSLLKLNAQTTEAVSS, from the coding sequence ATGGTAGCGGCACGGATCACGGTCAACGGGAAAGAAACACCGATTTCACCGGCTGCGCCCCACACCACAATGCTGGATTTTCTGCGCGAGCGTGGCCTCACCGGCACCAAGGAGGGCTGCGCCGAGGGTGAATGCGGCGCCTGTTCGGTCCTGGTGGCCCGTCCCGGGGTGAACAAGCCCACCGACTGGGTGGCGGTCAACGCCTGTCTGGTCCCGGTCGCGGCGCTCGACGGTCAGGAGATCATTACCTCCGAAGGTCTCGCCACCACCGACGAACCCGGCATGTCGCCCACCCTGCACCCGGTGCAGGAGGAGATGGCGGTCCGCGGCGGCTCCCAATGCGGTTACTGCACGCCGGGATTCATCTGCAGCATGGCCGCCGAGTACTACCGACCCGACCGCTGCGCACACGCGGACTCGGCCGACAGCGCCGACGCCGAGCACGGTCCGAACGGTTTCGATCTGCACGCGCTGAGCGGAAACCTGTGCCGCTGCACCGGTTATCGCCCGATTCGCGATGCCGCATTCGCCGTCGGTACGCCCACCGGTGAGGACCCGCTGGCGCAGCGTCGCGAGCAGGCTCCGCCCGCACCGGTCGCCACCGAGTACACCCAGGACGACAGCGCCTTCCTGCGGAAGAGCACCCTGGCCGAAACGCTGCAGCTGCTGCGCGAGCGGCCCGACGCGGTGGTGCTCGCCGGCTCCACCGACTGGGGCGTGGAGGTGAACATCCGTTCCCGCCGGGCGGATTGCGTGGTCGCCATCGACCGGCTGTCCGAACTGCGGGAGCTGCGAGTCGAATCCGACCACATCGAGATCGGGGCGGCGCTGACGCTCACCGAGATCGAACGCCGCCTCGACGGCAGCGTCCCGCTGCTGGCAGAGCTGTTCCCGCAGTTCGCATCCCGCCTCATCCGCAACGGTGCGACCCTCGGCGGCAACCTGGGTACCGGCTCCCCCATCGGTGACAGCCCGCCGGTGCTGCTCGCGCTGGAGGCATCGGTGGTGCTCGCCGACGCCGACGGTGAGCGCGAGGTCCCGCTGGCGGACTACTTCACCGGCTATCGGCAGAGCGTACGCCGTCCCGGCGAGCTGATCCGCACGGTGCGCATCCCGCTGCCCCTGTCGCCGGTCGTGGCCTTCCACAAGATCGCCAAGCGGCGCTTTGACGACATCTCCAGCGTGGCAGTCGCTTTCGCGCTCGACATCGAGGACGGGATCGTCCGCAAGGCACGCATCGGCCTGGGCGGCGTGGCCGCCACCCCGATCCGTGCCCTCGCTACCGAGGCTGCCCTGGAGGGCGAGCCGTGGGCGGCGGAGACTGTCCAGGCCGCGGCCCCGTTGCTGCAGGCCGAGGGCACGCCGATGAACGATCATCGCGCCAGCGCCGACTACCGCTCCGCGATGCTCGGCCAGAGCCTGCTGAAGCTGAACGCGCAAACCACCGAGGCGGTGTCGTCATGA
- the xdhB gene encoding xanthine dehydrogenase molybdopterin binding subunit produces MSHLSERPEKSVVGVSMPHESAALHVTGAALYTDDLVCRTKDVLHAYPVQVMKAHGRITALRTEPALVVPGVVRVLTGADVPGINDAGMKHDEPLFPDEVMFYGHAVAWVLAETLEAARLGAAAVEVELDEQPSLITLQDAIAANSFHGARPVMLTGDVDAGFADSAHVFTGEFQFSDQEHFYLETHAALAYVDEAEQVFVQSSTQHPSETQEIVAHVLGLHSHEVTVQCLRMGGGFGGKEMQPHGFAAVAALGAKLTGRPVRLRLNRTQDLTMSGKRHGFHAKWKIGFDADGRIQALDATLTADGGWSLDLSEPVLARALCHIDNTYWLPNARIAGRIAKTNKVSNTAFRGFGGPQGMLVIEDILGRCAPLLGLDPMELRERNFYRQGQSTPYGQPVAHPERISVTWQQVQNSAGIADRKREIAAFNATHPNTKRALAITGVKFGISFNLTAFNQGGALVLIYKDGSVLINHGGTEMGQGLHTKMLQVAATTLGIPLHKVRLAPTRTDKVPNTSATAASSGADLNGAAVKNACEQLRERLLQVAGTQLSANASDVRIVEGVARALGNDKELAWDDLVRTAYFQRVQLSAAGFYRTEGLHWDAKTFHGSPFKYFAYGAAAAEVEVDGFTGAYRIRRVDIVHDVGDSLSPMIDIGQVEGGFVQGAGWLTLEDMRWDASDGPNRGRLLTQAASTYKLPSFSEMPEEFNVTLLENATEEGAVYGSKAVGEPPLMLAFSVREALRQAAAAFGPNGVSVELASPATPEAVYWAIQAARQGDASRNGYARNGFATNGHAGNGHAANGQIRTDAEALSGA; encoded by the coding sequence ATGAGCCATTTGTCCGAGCGCCCCGAAAAGTCTGTCGTCGGCGTCTCGATGCCGCACGAGAGTGCCGCCCTGCACGTCACCGGCGCCGCGCTCTACACCGACGACCTGGTCTGTCGCACCAAGGACGTGCTGCACGCCTACCCGGTCCAGGTCATGAAGGCCCACGGCAGGATCACCGCGCTGCGCACCGAGCCCGCGCTCGTCGTGCCCGGTGTGGTCCGCGTGCTGACCGGTGCCGACGTGCCCGGCATCAACGATGCCGGGATGAAGCATGACGAACCGCTGTTCCCCGACGAGGTCATGTTCTACGGCCACGCGGTCGCCTGGGTGCTCGCCGAGACCCTGGAGGCGGCCCGGCTCGGTGCGGCGGCCGTCGAGGTGGAACTCGACGAACAGCCCTCCCTGATCACGCTGCAGGACGCGATCGCGGCCAACAGTTTTCACGGCGCTCGGCCCGTGATGCTGACTGGCGACGTCGACGCCGGCTTTGCCGACTCCGCGCACGTGTTCACCGGCGAGTTCCAGTTCTCCGATCAGGAACACTTCTACCTCGAGACGCACGCGGCGCTGGCCTATGTCGACGAGGCCGAGCAGGTGTTCGTCCAGAGCAGCACCCAGCATCCTTCGGAGACCCAGGAAATCGTCGCGCACGTGCTCGGTCTGCACAGCCACGAGGTGACCGTGCAGTGTCTGCGGATGGGTGGCGGCTTCGGCGGCAAGGAGATGCAGCCACACGGGTTCGCGGCCGTCGCCGCGCTCGGCGCCAAGCTGACCGGTCGGCCGGTTCGGCTGCGGCTCAACCGGACTCAGGACCTGACCATGTCCGGTAAGCGGCACGGATTCCACGCCAAGTGGAAGATCGGCTTCGACGCCGACGGCCGCATCCAGGCCCTGGACGCCACCTTGACCGCGGACGGCGGCTGGAGCCTGGACCTCTCCGAGCCGGTGCTGGCCCGTGCGCTGTGCCACATCGACAACACCTACTGGCTTCCCAACGCGCGCATCGCCGGTCGCATCGCCAAGACCAACAAGGTCTCCAACACCGCGTTCCGCGGCTTCGGCGGACCGCAGGGCATGCTGGTGATCGAGGACATCCTGGGCCGGTGCGCGCCGCTGCTCGGCCTGGATCCCATGGAGTTGCGGGAGCGCAACTTCTACCGGCAGGGCCAGTCGACGCCGTACGGCCAGCCGGTCGCTCACCCCGAGCGGATCTCCGTCACCTGGCAGCAGGTTCAGAACAGCGCCGGCATCGCCGATCGCAAGCGCGAGATCGCGGCCTTCAATGCCACGCACCCGAACACCAAGCGGGCGCTTGCGATCACCGGCGTCAAGTTCGGAATCTCGTTCAACCTCACCGCCTTCAACCAGGGCGGCGCGCTGGTGCTGATCTACAAGGACGGCTCGGTCCTGATCAACCACGGCGGCACCGAGATGGGCCAGGGCCTGCACACCAAGATGCTGCAGGTGGCCGCGACCACGCTGGGTATCCCGCTGCACAAGGTGCGGCTGGCCCCGACGCGAACCGACAAGGTGCCCAACACCTCTGCCACCGCCGCCAGTTCCGGTGCGGATCTCAACGGTGCGGCGGTGAAGAACGCCTGCGAGCAGCTGCGCGAACGGCTGCTGCAGGTGGCCGGCACCCAGCTGAGTGCGAACGCCTCGGATGTGCGCATCGTCGAGGGTGTCGCGCGCGCCCTCGGCAACGACAAGGAGCTGGCCTGGGACGACCTGGTGCGCACCGCGTACTTCCAGCGAGTCCAGTTGTCGGCGGCCGGTTTCTACCGGACCGAGGGTCTGCACTGGGACGCCAAGACTTTCCACGGCTCCCCGTTCAAGTACTTCGCCTATGGCGCCGCCGCAGCCGAGGTGGAGGTGGACGGCTTCACCGGCGCGTACCGCATCCGGCGGGTGGACATCGTGCACGATGTCGGCGACAGCCTGTCCCCGATGATCGACATCGGTCAGGTCGAGGGTGGTTTCGTGCAGGGCGCGGGCTGGCTGACCCTCGAGGACATGCGCTGGGACGCCAGTGACGGGCCGAACCGCGGTCGGCTGCTGACCCAGGCCGCGAGCACCTACAAGCTGCCGAGCTTCTCGGAGATGCCCGAGGAGTTCAACGTCACGCTTCTGGAGAACGCCACCGAAGAGGGCGCGGTGTACGGGTCCAAGGCGGTGGGTGAGCCTCCGCTGATGCTGGCGTTCTCCGTGCGAGAAGCGTTGCGGCAGGCCGCCGCCGCGTTCGGGCCGAACGGGGTCAGCGTCGAGTTGGCCTCGCCCGCGACGCCGGAGGCGGTGTACTGGGCGATCCAGGCGGCTCGCCAGGGCGATGCCTCCCGGAACGGTTACGCCCGCAACGGGTTTGCCACCAACGGCCACGCAGGAAACGGGCACGCCGCCAACGGCCAGATCCGAACCGACGCAGAAGCGTTGAGCGGTGCCTGA
- the xdhC gene encoding xanthine dehydrogenase accessory protein XdhC yields MTWVAAVARLRARRESGVLVTVATVRGHAPREAGAKLVVGQTEAWGSIGGGNVEAVAIDRAREMIAASKPEPELIDFALNDKVTNQHGVQCCGGTVSVLLEPLPVVRAVAIFGVGHVGLELARILARQDLDLHLIDSRSDMLSEERLDVLADAVAQVHVHHTPLLPEEVLAELPRGTHILIMTHDHAEDAALCDAALRTTHLGSIGLIGSAAKWVRFRKRLATEGGHDEATIDRIKTPIGLADVTGKEPATIAVSVAADLLRTLETERN; encoded by the coding sequence ATGACGTGGGTCGCCGCGGTCGCACGGTTGCGAGCACGCCGGGAGTCCGGCGTGCTGGTGACCGTCGCGACCGTGCGCGGCCATGCCCCGCGCGAGGCCGGTGCGAAACTCGTTGTGGGACAGACCGAGGCGTGGGGCTCGATCGGTGGCGGCAATGTCGAGGCCGTCGCGATCGATCGGGCCCGGGAGATGATCGCCGCGTCCAAACCGGAGCCGGAGCTGATTGATTTCGCCCTGAACGACAAGGTGACCAACCAGCATGGCGTGCAGTGCTGCGGCGGCACGGTCTCGGTGCTGCTCGAACCGCTGCCGGTGGTACGGGCGGTGGCGATCTTCGGCGTCGGGCACGTCGGGCTGGAACTGGCGCGCATCCTGGCACGTCAGGACCTCGACCTCCATCTGATCGACAGCCGCTCCGACATGCTCAGCGAGGAGCGGCTCGACGTGCTGGCAGACGCGGTGGCGCAGGTGCACGTGCATCACACGCCGCTGCTGCCCGAGGAGGTGCTGGCGGAGTTGCCGCGCGGCACCCACATCCTGATCATGACCCATGATCACGCCGAGGACGCCGCTCTGTGCGACGCCGCCTTGCGCACAACCCATCTCGGCTCCATCGGGCTGATCGGGTCGGCGGCCAAGTGGGTGCGGTTCCGCAAACGCCTCGCCACCGAGGGCGGTCACGACGAGGCCACCATCGATCGGATCAAGACCCCGATCGGGCTGGCCGACGTCACCGGCAAGGAACCCGCGACAATTGCCGTGAGCGTCGCTGCCGATTTGCTGCGCACCCTCGAAACCGAGAGGAACTGA
- a CDS encoding PrsW family intramembrane metalloprotease, whose product MQNPHFPAMPTAPANWHYAPRRAPWWHSRTLRAITAGLLLALSGLTILAIVREQTGTEGFIIGLLLSTLPVPLLIAAFRWIDSVEPTPWRNLVFAFAWGACAATLVAIVANSLATEWLATTVMAGSDTGTGTGTSPDTETLSATLIAPIVEETAKAAAILILFLHRRRDFEGVVAGIVIAGITATGFAFTENILYLGSAYGEDQALGSTGLPSTTAATFFIRIVMSPFAHPLFTALTGIGFGIAAALGTRRRAVRITLPLLGLLTAMLLHALWNGSASLTGFHFLAVYALFMIPVFVTLTWLAVWSRQKDLRTVRATLHAYADAGWLAHPEPWALGSMRARAHARNLARRTHGPTGAQTVSEYHAAATSLALLRARAERGSAPPDFPAREQELLYHLLTRRPVASPVTTSAALAHARPYIPPQWGGYGGYGGYGGPYGDFPPHSDNRPAY is encoded by the coding sequence GTGCAGAATCCGCACTTCCCCGCGATGCCCACGGCACCGGCCAACTGGCATTACGCGCCACGCCGGGCCCCGTGGTGGCACAGCCGCACTTTGCGCGCGATAACCGCCGGTCTCCTGCTCGCCCTGTCCGGACTCACGATCCTCGCGATCGTCCGCGAACAGACGGGCACCGAGGGCTTCATCATCGGCCTGCTCCTGTCCACCCTCCCGGTGCCGCTCCTGATAGCGGCCTTCCGCTGGATCGACAGCGTCGAGCCCACGCCCTGGCGCAACCTGGTTTTCGCCTTCGCCTGGGGCGCGTGCGCCGCCACCCTGGTCGCCATCGTCGCCAACAGCCTCGCCACGGAGTGGCTGGCGACCACGGTCATGGCCGGCAGCGACACCGGCACCGGCACCGGCACCAGCCCCGACACGGAGACCCTCAGCGCGACGCTCATCGCGCCGATCGTCGAGGAAACCGCCAAGGCCGCCGCGATCCTCATCCTCTTTCTCCACCGCCGCCGGGACTTCGAGGGCGTGGTCGCCGGGATCGTCATCGCGGGCATCACCGCGACCGGCTTCGCCTTCACCGAGAACATCCTCTATCTGGGCAGCGCCTACGGCGAGGACCAGGCCCTGGGCTCCACTGGCCTGCCCTCCACCACGGCCGCGACGTTCTTCATCCGCATCGTGATGTCGCCCTTCGCGCACCCGCTCTTCACCGCGCTGACCGGCATAGGCTTCGGCATAGCCGCCGCCCTGGGCACCCGCCGCCGCGCGGTCCGTATCACGCTTCCCCTGCTGGGCCTGCTCACCGCCATGCTGCTGCACGCCCTGTGGAACGGCTCGGCCTCCCTCACCGGCTTCCACTTCCTCGCCGTCTACGCCCTGTTCATGATCCCGGTCTTCGTCACCCTCACCTGGCTGGCGGTCTGGTCCCGCCAGAAGGACCTACGGACCGTACGGGCCACCCTCCACGCCTACGCCGACGCCGGCTGGCTGGCCCACCCCGAACCCTGGGCCCTGGGCTCCATGCGGGCCCGCGCCCACGCCCGTAACCTGGCCCGCCGCACCCACGGCCCCACCGGCGCCCAGACGGTCTCCGAATACCACGCCGCCGCCACCTCCCTGGCCCTCCTCCGCGCCCGCGCCGAACGGGGCTCCGCACCCCCCGACTTCCCCGCCCGCGAACAGGAGCTCCTCTACCACCTCCTCACCCGCCGCCCGGTAGCCAGCCCCGTCACCACGTCCGCGGCCCTGGCCCACGCCCGGCCGTATATCCCACCCCAGTGGGGCGGTTACGGGGGCTACGGCGGTTACGGCGGCCCATACGGTGACTTCCCTCCGCACTCAGACAACCGCCCTGCGTACTAG
- the trmB gene encoding tRNA (guanosine(46)-N7)-methyltransferase TrmB — protein MFEPGTGPAADPAGSHHERRIRSFQPRRSRVTQGQRDALHRLWPQWGIDIDGLHVLDLDTLFDTLPPGSPIVLEIGFGMGEATARMAAEDPATGILAADVHTPGQGNLLRLAEEMGLTNIRVANGDAIILLREMLAPGTLSGLRVFFPDPWPKKRHHKRRIIQPEFLDLAATRLAPGALVHCATDWEPYAEQMLDVLTAHPAFENTQPDGGYAPRPASRPRTRFEGQGLHKGHTVRDLLFRRRPAASAS, from the coding sequence ATGTTCGAGCCCGGCACCGGCCCCGCCGCCGACCCCGCCGGATCGCACCACGAGCGCCGTATCCGCAGCTTCCAGCCCCGCCGCAGCCGGGTCACCCAAGGCCAGCGCGACGCGCTGCACCGCCTGTGGCCCCAGTGGGGCATCGATATCGACGGCCTCCACGTCCTCGACCTGGACACCCTCTTTGACACCCTTCCCCCGGGCTCCCCCATCGTCCTGGAGATCGGCTTCGGCATGGGCGAGGCCACCGCCCGGATGGCCGCCGAAGACCCGGCGACCGGCATTCTCGCCGCCGATGTCCACACCCCTGGCCAGGGCAACCTGCTGCGCCTCGCCGAAGAGATGGGTCTCACCAACATCCGGGTCGCCAACGGCGACGCGATCATCCTGCTGCGCGAGATGCTCGCCCCCGGCACCCTCTCCGGCCTGCGTGTCTTCTTCCCCGACCCATGGCCCAAGAAGCGGCACCACAAGCGCCGTATCATCCAGCCCGAGTTCCTGGACCTGGCCGCCACCCGGCTGGCCCCCGGCGCCCTGGTCCACTGCGCGACCGACTGGGAGCCCTACGCGGAGCAGATGCTGGACGTCCTCACCGCCCACCCCGCGTTCGAGAACACCCAGCCGGACGGCGGTTACGCCCCGCGCCCCGCGTCCCGCCCCCGCACCCGCTTCGAGGGGCAGGGCCTGCACAAGGGACATACGGTCCGCGACCTCCTCTTCCGCCGCCGCCCAGCAGCCTCCGCAAGCTAG
- the lhgO gene encoding L-2-hydroxyglutarate oxidase — protein sequence MVPVKYDWTYDCDVLVIGGGIVGLSTAYALTRARPGIQVTVLEKEPAPARHQTGRNSGVIHSGIYYRPGSLKARFATQGAAEMVKFCAEHGIPHEVTGKLIVATDRAELPRLHALAQRGRENGIPVRELGPAQIAGHEPRIQGLAAIHVATTGICDFTAVTRELARLASDAGADVRYGCRVEAIDRREGMGVAVRTTSGAVFRSRTLVNCAGLHCDKIAQLAGDDPPARIVPFRGEYFSLAPPRTDLVQGLVYPVPDPAFPFLGVHLTRGVDGGVHVGPNAVPALAREGYDWRTVRVGDLTRSLAWPGSWRIARRHWRYGGGELRRSLSKAAFTTAVRRLLPEVEPDDLIPAPAGVRAQAVLRDGTLVDDFLITEAPHTVHVLNAPSPAATASLPIGREIADRLLTRLPA from the coding sequence GTGGTGCCTGTGAAGTACGACTGGACGTACGACTGCGACGTGCTGGTGATCGGCGGCGGAATCGTCGGCCTGTCGACCGCGTACGCGCTCACCCGCGCCCGGCCGGGCATCCAGGTGACGGTCCTGGAGAAGGAGCCCGCCCCGGCCCGGCACCAGACCGGCCGGAACAGCGGCGTGATCCACAGCGGTATCTACTACCGCCCGGGGTCCCTCAAGGCCCGCTTCGCGACACAGGGCGCCGCGGAGATGGTGAAATTCTGCGCAGAGCACGGCATTCCGCATGAGGTCACCGGAAAGCTGATCGTCGCGACGGACCGTGCCGAGCTCCCCCGTCTGCACGCCCTGGCCCAGCGGGGCCGGGAGAACGGCATCCCGGTGCGGGAGCTGGGCCCCGCCCAGATCGCCGGGCATGAGCCGCGTATCCAGGGGCTGGCGGCGATCCATGTCGCCACGACCGGCATCTGCGACTTCACCGCGGTCACCAGGGAGCTGGCCCGGCTGGCCTCCGACGCGGGCGCGGACGTGCGGTACGGCTGCCGCGTCGAGGCGATCGACCGCCGGGAGGGGATGGGCGTCGCGGTCCGTACGACATCCGGGGCCGTCTTCCGGTCCCGGACCCTGGTCAACTGCGCGGGCCTGCACTGCGACAAGATCGCCCAGCTGGCGGGCGACGACCCCCCGGCCCGTATCGTCCCGTTCCGGGGCGAGTACTTCTCCCTGGCCCCGCCCCGTACGGATCTGGTGCAGGGCCTGGTCTACCCGGTGCCTGACCCCGCCTTCCCCTTCCTGGGCGTCCACCTCACCCGCGGCGTCGACGGCGGCGTCCATGTCGGGCCGAACGCCGTACCGGCGCTGGCGCGCGAGGGGTACGACTGGCGTACGGTCCGGGTGGGCGACCTCACCCGGTCCCTGGCCTGGCCCGGATCCTGGCGCATAGCCCGCCGCCACTGGCGCTACGGAGGGGGCGAGCTGCGCCGCTCCCTGTCCAAGGCCGCCTTCACCACCGCGGTCCGCCGCCTGCTGCCGGAGGTGGAGCCGGATGACCTCATCCCCGCCCCGGCCGGGGTACGCGCCCAGGCGGTGCTGCGGGACGGCACGCTCGTCGACGACTTCCTGATCACCGAGGCCCCGCATACGGTCCATGTGCTGAACGCCCCCTCCCCGGCGGCGACGGCTTCCCTGCCCATCGGCCGGGAGATCGCGGACCGTCTGCTCACCCGCCTGCCCGCGTAG
- a CDS encoding MFS transporter, with translation MSREPRGPNEKLGTVLALAGISNAGLARRVNDLGAQRGLTLRYDKTSVARWVSKGMVPQGAAPHLIAAAIGSKLGRPVPLHEIGLADADPAPEIGLAFPRDVGAAVKAATDLYRLDLAGRRGSGGIWQSLAGSFAVSAYATPASRWLITPADSSVAREASAVSAASAVSEGDHGTAAGSPLRVGHSDVSKLREAAEEARRWDSKYGGGDWRSSMVPECLRVDAAPLLLGSYTDEVGRSLFGATAELTRLAGWMAFDTGQQEAAQRYYIQALRLARAAADVPLGGYVLASMSLQATYRGFADEGVDLAQAALERNRGLATARVMSFFHLVEARAQAKASDSAACGTALAAAEGWLERAREGDQDPPWLDFYSYDRLAADAAECYRDLKAPRQVRRFTEQALSRPTEEFVRSHGLRLVVSAVAELESGNLDAACAAGTRAVEVAGRISSARTTEYVRDLLHRLEPYGDEPRVAELRERARPLLVAPA, from the coding sequence ATGTCCAGAGAGCCACGCGGACCGAATGAAAAGCTCGGTACCGTTCTCGCACTCGCGGGAATCAGCAACGCCGGACTCGCCCGGAGGGTCAATGACCTGGGCGCCCAAAGAGGCCTGACGCTTCGCTACGACAAGACCTCGGTGGCCCGCTGGGTGTCGAAGGGGATGGTGCCACAGGGAGCGGCGCCCCATCTGATCGCCGCGGCGATCGGCAGCAAGCTCGGCCGCCCGGTTCCGCTGCACGAGATCGGCCTCGCGGACGCCGATCCGGCGCCCGAGATCGGCCTCGCCTTCCCGCGCGACGTGGGTGCGGCCGTAAAGGCTGCAACTGATCTGTACCGGCTGGATCTCGCCGGTCGGCGCGGCAGTGGGGGGATATGGCAGTCGCTGGCCGGATCGTTCGCGGTGAGCGCGTACGCCACGCCGGCTTCACGCTGGCTGATAACCCCGGCCGACAGCTCGGTGGCGCGCGAGGCCTCGGCGGTCTCGGCAGCCTCGGCAGTCTCGGAAGGGGACCACGGCACCGCTGCGGGGTCACCGCTGCGGGTGGGCCACAGCGATGTGTCGAAGCTGCGGGAGGCGGCGGAGGAGGCACGTCGCTGGGACTCCAAGTACGGCGGGGGCGACTGGCGTTCGTCGATGGTCCCGGAGTGTCTGCGGGTCGACGCGGCCCCGCTGCTGCTGGGCTCGTACACCGACGAGGTGGGACGTTCCCTCTTCGGCGCCACCGCTGAACTCACCCGGCTGGCCGGGTGGATGGCCTTCGACACCGGGCAGCAGGAGGCGGCGCAGCGGTACTACATCCAGGCGCTGCGGCTGGCCCGGGCGGCGGCGGATGTGCCGCTGGGCGGTTATGTGCTGGCGTCCATGTCCCTGCAGGCGACCTACCGGGGCTTCGCCGATGAGGGCGTCGATCTGGCGCAGGCCGCGCTGGAGCGCAACCGGGGGCTGGCGACGGCCCGGGTGATGAGCTTCTTCCACCTGGTGGAGGCGCGAGCCCAGGCGAAGGCCAGCGACTCGGCGGCCTGCGGCACGGCGCTGGCGGCGGCGGAGGGCTGGCTGGAGCGGGCCCGGGAGGGCGACCAGGATCCGCCCTGGCTGGACTTCTATTCGTATGACCGGCTGGCGGCGGATGCGGCGGAGTGCTACCGGGATCTGAAGGCCCCACGTCAGGTGCGGCGCTTCACCGAGCAGGCGCTCTCCCGGCCCACGGAGGAGTTCGTACGGTCACATGGGCTGCGGCTGGTGGTCTCGGCGGTGGCGGAGCTGGAGTCCGGCAATCTGGACGCGGCGTGCGCGGCCGGGACCCGGGCGGTGGAGGTCGCGGGGCGGATCTCCTCGGCCCGTACGACGGAATATGTGCGGGATCTGCTGCACCGGCTGGAGCCGTACGGCGATGAGCCGCGGGTCGCGGAGCTGCGGGAGCGGGCGAGGCCGCTGCTGGTGGCCCCGGCGTGA